DNA from Pirellulaceae bacterium:
GTAAACTCGTTGGTGAACTGTTCGCTGGTCAAGTACAGCACCCGTTTCAAGCGTCGCGCGCTCCGCAGTCGCTGAGCCAGCGCCGCCAAGAGTAGGCTCTTGCCTGTACCGGTGGGGCCGTGAATTACGACGGGGGTTAGTCGCCCGGGTTCGGCGGCTACCATGTTGACCGAAGTCCAGGCCAATTGATTAGAGCTGCCCTGAACAATTCGCGGCCACAGGTCTGCGGAAGCGTCCGTGACGTTAGCAGCCTTCGCGCTGACCGAAGGTATTGCGCTGGGGGCTGCTGGTCGGGTGCGAGGTACTTTCAGGTTCGCCAACTTGGCGGCCGGCTCAGCCACGATTTGTTTGCTTGGCTGGGTGCTGAGAGTTGTAACTGGGGGCTGCGCAGCGTTTGGCAGGCATCGTGCGGACTGTGACGTTGATGTCTGCAGGGATGACGGCTGGTGTGCGAGCGGTTGGGGTTGTACCTGCCACCGCACTTGAACTGCAGGGTCGCCCAAGACCTGGCGGACGACATGCACGATATCGGCCCCCAACATCTTGCGGCACAACTGGCAGGCAAACTCGGACGTAAAGCCAATACTCACAACCGAATCTGAGAAATCCCACGTAGTATCTGAGGGCAACCATAGCTCATAGCGCTCGCTGCCGATTCGCTGGGACAGCGCAGCTTGGATACCAGTTACCCAATTCTGTCGATGGTGGATCACTTCGTGTGCCATACTCGCCGCGTGCTCCTACCGGTCAAATCGTCGTGCAATTCCTGCACAAACTAGAGTGTGTTTGACGCATGTGGCATACCTTGCCACGCTCCAGAGCAACGTCCAGTGGCGGCGGAAATGAATCCATATGGATTGCCACGCAGTCGCCGGCAATCGGCTGCTGCACAGACCTGTTCCGCTGAACGTTGCCATCAATCTGCACGACGCAGTAAGCGTCACGCGAGGGGCGATTGTAGAATTGCTATCATGCATGTCAAATAGTTGTCTGAAGTGCGACAGGCCCAAGGGACGGAAGCAACGTCGGAAAGCCAACAACTTACTGGCTGTCCTTCATCATTAAGCCATCGGGCATCGTACCACGGAAACTGTTTTTTGACTAATTGATTCGGTGGAAAAACTGTCAGTCGCTGACGGGTGATGTCGGAACACACTTTCCGCTCCCGTACGCAACTGCCAGCCGCTTAACGACTTGTGTAGCCGATCGGTAATGCTAGCTTGCAAGCCGGGTAATTGCAGTCTGTCGAATTGCTGTCCATACTAGCCAACGAAAGACGCGAACATGAGAAGAGTCAGCGACTGTGCGCTTTGGGTAATACTTACTGGTTTTGTCTGCGCTATGCACACCGACTGCCAAGGACAATCGCTAGACGTGTGGATCGGAACGGGCGGTGCGCCCAGCAAGGGTATCTACCATTGCTCTTTGGATGCACAGACGGGCAAGTTGTCGGCATCGCGCTTGGCAGCCGAGATTAATTCGCCGGGCTTCCTGGCGATGCATCCTGTGCTTGCTCGACTGTATGCGGTTGGAAGTTTGGATGGCAAAGCGGTTGTAGCCGAGTATCACATCCAGCGCAATGACGGTTATCCAGAACTTCGCTTTTCAAGTTCCGCACAGATCGGCGATGGTGGAGCGACTCACATTAGCGTGTCGCGCGATGGCGCAGCGCTGCTGACCGCTCAGTACGGTGCAGGCTCGGTGGCCGCCTTTGCGCTTGGATCAGACGGACAGATCTTGCGGCGGACAGCGCTAGTTAAGCATCGTGGCGGCAGTGGCGTTGTGGCTGGACGACAAGATGCGCCTCATGCGCATTGGGTCGGCTTTTCGCCGGATTTGAGATTCGCGTTTGCACCTGATTTGGGGTTGGACAAAGTTGTGATTTACCGCGTCGAAACGAAATCGGCAGAATTGGTCGAACATGGAGCCGGTCAACTACCGCCAGGCGCGGGTCCCAGGCACATGAAATTTCATCCCAACGGCACATGGATCTACGTGTTGAACGAATTGAATCTGAGCGTTTCACTGTTTGACTGGGATGCGGTCAGTGGCCAGATGACATTGCGTGAGACGGTCCCGACCGTGCCTCAGGCCCAGCTTGAGCGGCTGCGCAACAAAAGCTGCTCCGAAATCCGAGTTCATCCCAGTGGGCGCTTTATCTATGCTGCCAATCGTGGCCACGATACCGTTACGGTCTTCTCAGTAGGTGACGACGGACGCTTGCGAGAGATCCAGAACGAACCGGTGCGTGGAGCGACTCCCAGAAATATCAACTTGGATCCCTCTGGACAGTGGCTGTTGGCAGCCGGTCAAGACTCACACACGCTGGCCAGTTTTGCCATTGATCAACAAACCGGCATAATCACCTACGCCAACAGTGTTATTTCGACACCTGCGCCGATCTGCGTTTTGTTTGCCCACGAGTAAGGGAGCTGCCTTGGCAGGCGCTAATGATTGACTGCGATTTCCACCAGTTCGTCGCATAAACCACTGTCTTTATCGAAAGTGCCTGCATAAAAGTCGCACAGTAGATGCGCGCCAAGCACGGTTCGACGAGTCACCTGTGAAAGGTTGCGGTAGAACACGAGCTGCTGCTTGCCAAGCTGCAAACGGTACGCGGCTGCTTGATCTCTAGCGACCAGTTGCAGGTCTTCTGCCACAGTCAATTGTCGCCAAGTGTAATCCTGACGAGCCGGGCGATTGCACAGGCTGATGACCAGCGGCATGAAGATGGCGCGTCCGCCGGTGCAGGAGCTTTCCACAATCAGTTCATGCTCTTGCGCAGACAGACTACCGCGATTCGTGGCGGAGCGCCATTCCGACAGGTACAGTGGAACCACCAGGCAGCCAGCCGAACCTAGCCGCAAACAGCCTTCGGTATGTCGGCCATCCGTTTGCCACTCGACACCGCGGCCCATGGTTAATCGCGATGTCAACCTCCAGTCATCAACGTGATCGCAGATCAGCGCGTCGGCGACCAACAGCAGGCGTTGCTTGCGCAATAGCATCAACTGGCGCTGCAATCGCGCAGAATCACCAAAGCGCGTTTCCATTTCCAAATAATCAACATCCTCGTCCGAGTGCCAACACTGGTGTTCCCAGCTATCGACGTGCTGTTGCACTTGCCCACGTCTGTCAACGGTGGCTGACCAACCGCCTTGGATCAGTGGCGAGCCTTTGGGTCCAATGGCCTCCAGGTTTACCAGCGGCTCGGAGAAATCGACGGCAACTCGGGCACCGCGATGGTGCCAGGCGTGCTGGAAGACGGCGCACAGAGCTTCGTCATCATGATGAGACAGCTTCGGAATCCGCTGCAAGCTGCGCACCTTGGCCGCGTTGCGGTCTCCGGGCAGCAGACCGCTGAGCGTTAGTGCTGACCGAACAGATGGGCCAGCCGATGCTTGTTTGCACAACGCGCTCCAGATCGCGCTGGACCAGCGTGTGGAACCTGCAGCAGAAGTCAGCAGCTGAGAGCCGTCACTGCGTGCCCACCGAGCCGCATGTTCTAACAGTTGTTCCAAAGCTTTCTTTTGAGGCTTATACCACTCGCGCAATCCAAGGTGATCGGCAATGGTCCGACACCGAACTACGCTGGCCAGAGCAGCTCGCAAGTACATTGCTCCGTGGTCGAGCCAAGATCCGACATGATCCTGGCTGTTTTCCAGATACTCGGCCAAATCATCCATTGAGCGGCTGGCACCGGTCTGAGCAGCGGCCGATGAGGTGGCGGTTAACAGTTGAAGCAAAAGAGGCAACTCGCAATGAAACACCAGGTTGCCCAGGAGGCATTGGCTGGGCTCATCCCAATTCTCCACGGTCCGTTTACAGGCTTCACGTAACCACTCGGCGAAGTGCTGGCCGTTTTGACGCCGGGCGTGACTGGGTAAATGCCACGCGGTGGCAATGACGCCCAGTGCCGCGCGCGGATAAGAATCGGCTTGGTCCAACCATTGCATCGCCAAATCTTCCAGAGGCTGATGCATCAGGCCACTGACGGCGCTCAATCGCTGCTTATCGTCGGAAGCAGACTGACTCTTCGTCAGCTCTGCGATGCGCCGCCCGCTGACCCCGGCCCGTACCAGCACTTCGGCCTGTTCAGGGATCAAGGCCGACCACAACCAGGTACTTTCCAGGTTGATCTGGCTTGGCCATTTCAAGCTGGCTATTTCATATTCGAATGCTGCAGACCAGACGTCGATTGGTTGAGCCAATGCGGCTGCCACTTGTTTGCCCAGGTTTCCCGACTTCTTGGATTTCTTAGGCTTGTTGTCGGCCTTGCGCGAGTGCGCTGACGCCTTGGGATCAATCCAATCCACGATCGTACTACTTTCAAGCTGAGTATTCAGGCAGAGTGTTACTGGTGCACGCGCGAAGCTTCGCGAAATTCAATTCTGATCGGCAGGGCAGTGCTAGCTAACCGATAGGGCGCTCAGGGTGCGATGGTCTCTCGTAGTTCCGCATTCGTGATATACTGGGCCGTACGAAACGCCTATCAGCTAGCCCGCTATTGTGCTTGGAGTTGTCGCGTTGTCCTAGTCCCCCCAATGTCGAAGTTGTTCAATTGCAGTTCGTTGGGTTGTAGATGGTAGAGATGTGCAGAAATTTGCGAGCTGGCTGCCGGTGGCTTTCGCTACCAATTTGCATGGTACTGAGTCTGAGTTGTGATCGGGCTCTGGCCCAATGGGAGGGGCGTCAGGATTTATTGGCGTCAGTCGAAAAAACGTTTGGACCTCCCAAAGATGCGAAGCTGTTGACTCCTAAAGAGCGAGTCTGGGTCGATCGCCAACATGGTCGGCTGATTGTCGATGGTTACATTGCCGTACAGGAAGGGCCACTGGAAATGCTGGCCTGTCCAGTATTTACGAAGGAACACGAGTCGATTGTCGCTCTGTTTTGCAAGGCTGCAACCGTTCACGCAGGGCTGCTGGCAATTGGGGCACGGGTCGGTAAGCCGGTTCAGTGGGATCCCGAGTACCGTCCGCCATCGGGCAGTCAAATTCAAATACATGCGTTGTGGCTCGATGAGGGTGGAGAGCGGCACAAAATCGACGTTCGCCAGTGGATTCGACAGGCCGGACCGGGCGATAAGCACTTGCAGCACCACTGGGTTTTTGCCGGCAGCGGCTTCTGGGAGGATCCCGACAGCAAGCTAAAGCGATATTTGGCCGAGTCCGGCGACTTGATCTGCGTATCGAATTTTTCGACGGCGACTTTGGATATTCCTACTAAGAGTACCGAAGCCAATGCTGGGCTACTGTACGTGGCTTACAGCTCGCGGATTCCCAAACCTGGGACGCCGGTTCGGTTAGTACTGACTGAAGTACAGCCGAACACAGAGCCGGTGGTGGGCTCGACGGATAATTCAGCCAAAGAGGCTCGACCTGAACCCTGATGGGGGCGCTACTGGAGGCCGATAGCTGCCGGCTGAGCCTGGCCCACTTGGGCCTCAGCTTCGATTTGGCGAAGGCAACTGATTACCAATCCGAAGGCGATCAGTAAGATGCTGTTCTCAATCGAAGAGTACGAGACTTCATGGAAGGCCATCTGAATCAAGTGCACGCCTGATACACACAGCGTGACTAGAGCGATACCGCGTGCCCAGTCTTCGGCGTGAGGATGCTGCCACAGCCGCCAGGTCCGGCGAATAAACGCCACCAACATCAAAAAGTACAGACTGAAGCCCACCAGCCCCAAATCGACCAACAGGCTTAAGTAGCTGTTGTGATGCACATATCCGCGAATGGACTCGAGCCGCATGTCGGTGCTGCGGTCCGAAAGAAATTCGGGGGTGGATTCGCAGAACTGATTGAAGCCAAAGCCGGCCACCGGTCGCTCTTTGAACATTTGCCAAGAGACGTAGGCGAACGCGCCGCGCATCAACGTGCTCTCGCGAGTCTCTGCGGCCGAATATTCGCGCTTGAAGGCCACCAGGCTGGGGCCTAGAGTGACTGCCAGCACAATTGCTGCCAGCGCACCCGAGACGATCAGCCCACGCCGTAGGGCACCCTGCAAACCCAGTATGACCAGAATTGCGGCAACGAAGATCAGCCCCAGCCAAATACTCCGCGTGTAGGTTGCAATAATTGCAACCAAAAAGATGGGCAGCGCTGCGAACGCCATTGTCCAATGCGCTCTGGATTGTGGATTCATCCACAGAGAAAAGACCGTCACTAGGCTGATGACAGACAGCAAGCACGTGCCCAGCCGCACAGATTGCAACATCGGTCCGCGAGCGCGACCGAAATGGATGCCCAACGTTGGGTCAGCCACAAAACGCGGGAATACCAGTGGCCACAATTTGGCGACTTCCAATATTGCGGTAATCGCTAGAAAACCTCCCAAGGCGACCAGAATCCAAAACATGGGCTTCAAACTACTGCGGTTGATTGACGAGCAGCGCACAGCAAAATACAGCGCAAAGGGCACGCAGTAGCCATTGATCATGTGCATCAACGTATGGGGTTGTCGGGGCGAAATGGAACCAAGCGGTTGCGTTAACGTGCGAAACGTCAGCCAACACAGGAACACACACGCCAGCATGTCCACAGCTTCCCAGCTGCCAATTCGGTATTTCCCCAGCTTCCAACCGCAGATGAAATTGGCCCCCACAGCCAACAGCACAAGTCGATCGGCGGTCCACGTCAAACCACCAATTTGGATCGCTTGGAACTCAGCCGGAAAAACGCAGGCAGCCACCAAGAAGATCGCGGACAAGGTAAATGCCGTACTGTATCGAACTGAAATTGCCCCCCACACCAGCACTGCAGGCAGGACGAATAGCGCCAGCGTTTCCATGTCAAATTCGCCGATATGCTTGATGAGTTTAGTCGGTAGCCTGTCGTTACACGCTGACTCTGTAGTTACGCGCTGAAGGTTAGGTAACGGACGCCAAGAGCGGAATCGCTACGGGTAGAACTAGCAAGCAAGCTTAGCTTCCAGTTAGCCCCCAGCGCGGGTTGGACTGAAACGCTACCGCACCCGATCGGCGGAGCAAATCCTCAAAGTCGCTTCGATCGTCATGACTGGTTGCAGGCAGTCGAAGTTTTGTCCCTGGCGGCAGGATCTGTGGATGATCGCCTGCATTCGTATCCCAAGTTTAGATGACTTGATGGTCTGTGCTTGAACGAACATAGGACCGGATCAAAACACGGACTGGCACCCTACGAGGACTCTCATGCGTATTCGCGACGCAGCAATTTGGCTTTATCGGCAGATGACCGATCGAAATCGTCAGCAGTTGCTGCGCCAATTGCGCCGCGACAGCCAGTTCCCTGTTGCCATTCTGTTTTATCATCGAGTGGCGGTCAGCGATATTGACAATCCATGGTCAATCAGCGCAGGCGATTTCAGACGGCACTTAGATTGGCTGCAGACAAACTGTGATATTGTGTCACTCTGCGCAGCTCAACAGCGAATACGCTCGCCACACAACCAGCGGCTGGCAGTGGCCATCACCTTTGATGACGGTTATTCAGACAACGCGCGCTATGCGATTCCAGAGCTGGTTGCGCGAGGCTTGCCAGCGACCTACTTTGTTGCTACCGACTTTGTCGGTGCACATGTACCCTTCCCGCATGATGCGGATTTGGGCAAGCCCCTGGCGGCCAACTCGCTGGACGAACTGCAGGAGTTTGCGCGGCAGGGAATTGAATTGGGTGCGCACACCAGATCTCACGTGGATCTAGGGAACGTGACAGATGCCCAAATCTTGAAACATGAAATTGCTGGCAGCGTTGAAGCTTTAAATCACTGGCTGGGACATCCCTGCCGCTATTTCGCCTTTCCGTACGGCCAGCCACGCAATATGACTCAACAGGCCGTGAATCTGATTCGGCAACTGAGACTGGCGGGGTTTTGCAGCGCTTATGGAGCGTTCAATTGGCCAGGGCACGAGGGCTATCACTTGCGCAGAATCCACGCCGATCCGGGGCTGGAACGGCTGAAAAACTGGCTCACGCTGGATTCACGCAAGCTGCTGGATCGCACTGTTTTGCCCTTTGTTGACCAAACACCCGCCTTGCCACATTGTCTGGCCGACTTCACTTGATTGAATTCCCCGCACGGCTCGTGCGGTAGGTGATTAACCTCCACCGATCGCTAGCCATTTTGGCATATCACTAAAGACTCAATTGCAGTCGCGCCTTGGAGGCGCGCCATCATGAATCATCGACCTTTACGAATTCAATTTGTAGTAACGAGCTTGCCGGTGGGTGGCGCCGAAACGCTGCTGTTGAATCTAGTACGCGGCATGGATCGCCATAATTTTGCGCCGGAAGTAGTTTGTTTGAAAGAGCCTGGCGAACTTGGGCAGAGCATGTCCCAGCATGTTCCAGTGCACAGCCGATTGATAGGCAGCAAATGGGATGTGGGCGTAGTGTTTCGACTGCAACGTCTGTTCAAGCAGCGGCAAGCCGATGCGGTGATCACGGTTGGTGCAGGAGACAAGATGTTTTGGGGACGACTGGGCGCTAAACTGGCAGGCGTTCCCGTAATCTGTAGCGCATTGCATTCGACAGGTTGGCCCGATGGAGTTGGACGACTGAATCGACTGTTGACCTCGATCACCAGCGGCTTCATTGCCGTCGCTACTCCACATGCAGAGTATCTGGTCAAGAAAGAACGTTTCCCAGCAGAACGCGTGTTTATGATTCCTAACGGAGTTGACGTCGATCGTTTTGTACCACAGCCACAGCAACGTCCATGGCTGCGTCGTGAACTGGGCGTTC
Protein-coding regions in this window:
- a CDS encoding O-antigen ligase family protein; this encodes METLALFVLPAVLVWGAISVRYSTAFTLSAIFLVAACVFPAEFQAIQIGGLTWTADRLVLLAVGANFICGWKLGKYRIGSWEAVDMLACVFLCWLTFRTLTQPLGSISPRQPHTLMHMINGYCVPFALYFAVRCSSINRSSLKPMFWILVALGGFLAITAILEVAKLWPLVFPRFVADPTLGIHFGRARGPMLQSVRLGTCLLSVISLVTVFSLWMNPQSRAHWTMAFAALPIFLVAIIATYTRSIWLGLIFVAAILVILGLQGALRRGLIVSGALAAIVLAVTLGPSLVAFKREYSAAETRESTLMRGAFAYVSWQMFKERPVAGFGFNQFCESTPEFLSDRSTDMRLESIRGYVHHNSYLSLLVDLGLVGFSLYFLMLVAFIRRTWRLWQHPHAEDWARGIALVTLCVSGVHLIQMAFHEVSYSSIENSILLIAFGLVISCLRQIEAEAQVGQAQPAAIGLQ
- a CDS encoding lactonase family protein; this translates as MHTDCQGQSLDVWIGTGGAPSKGIYHCSLDAQTGKLSASRLAAEINSPGFLAMHPVLARLYAVGSLDGKAVVAEYHIQRNDGYPELRFSSSAQIGDGGATHISVSRDGAALLTAQYGAGSVAAFALGSDGQILRRTALVKHRGGSGVVAGRQDAPHAHWVGFSPDLRFAFAPDLGLDKVVIYRVETKSAELVEHGAGQLPPGAGPRHMKFHPNGTWIYVLNELNLSVSLFDWDAVSGQMTLRETVPTVPQAQLERLRNKSCSEIRVHPSGRFIYAANRGHDTVTVFSVGDDGRLREIQNEPVRGATPRNINLDPSGQWLLAAGQDSHTLASFAIDQQTGIITYANSVISTPAPICVLFAHE
- a CDS encoding polysaccharide deacetylase family protein — encoded protein: MRIRDAAIWLYRQMTDRNRQQLLRQLRRDSQFPVAILFYHRVAVSDIDNPWSISAGDFRRHLDWLQTNCDIVSLCAAQQRIRSPHNQRLAVAITFDDGYSDNARYAIPELVARGLPATYFVATDFVGAHVPFPHDADLGKPLAANSLDELQEFARQGIELGAHTRSHVDLGNVTDAQILKHEIAGSVEALNHWLGHPCRYFAFPYGQPRNMTQQAVNLIRQLRLAGFCSAYGAFNWPGHEGYHLRRIHADPGLERLKNWLTLDSRKLLDRTVLPFVDQTPALPHCLADFT